Proteins encoded in a region of the Vibrio ponticus genome:
- the rapZ gene encoding RNase adapter RapZ, with translation MRLIVVSGQSGAGKSVALRVLEDLGYYCVDNLPVNMLDAFVHSIRGSKQNVAVSIDIRNLPEEPSLVEDVLTKLKQESDVSVLFLDANKDTLLKRYSETRRIHPLSLSLGNTSLEQAIEKEKEILSPLKEHADLIIDSSNQSLHDLSENVRLRVEGRERKDLVMVFQSFGFKYGLPSDADYVFDVRFLPNPHWEPDLRPLTGLDAPIRAFLESHQEVIELKLQVQKFIEHWLPLLEKNNRSYLTVAIGCTGGKHRSVYLTQQIGQYFADLGHQVQIRHTSLEKNLKD, from the coding sequence ATGCGTTTAATCGTAGTCAGTGGTCAGTCTGGTGCTGGCAAGAGTGTCGCGTTACGAGTATTAGAAGATTTAGGTTATTACTGTGTCGATAACCTTCCGGTAAATATGTTGGATGCATTCGTCCACTCAATCCGAGGTAGTAAGCAGAATGTTGCGGTAAGTATTGATATCCGCAACCTGCCTGAAGAGCCTTCTTTGGTTGAAGATGTCTTAACCAAACTCAAGCAAGAGAGTGACGTCAGTGTACTGTTCTTAGACGCGAACAAAGACACGCTACTTAAACGCTATAGTGAAACACGCCGTATTCATCCGCTATCGCTTAGCCTTGGTAACACCTCACTAGAACAAGCCATTGAGAAAGAGAAAGAGATCCTTTCTCCGCTTAAAGAACATGCCGATCTCATCATCGACAGCAGCAATCAATCACTGCACGATTTAAGTGAAAATGTTCGCCTACGTGTCGAAGGGCGCGAGCGAAAAGATCTCGTCATGGTATTTCAATCATTTGGCTTTAAATATGGCTTGCCAAGTGATGCCGACTACGTGTTTGATGTTCGCTTCTTACCCAACCCACATTGGGAACCTGATTTGCGTCCACTGACAGGCTTAGATGCGCCGATTCGCGCATTCTTAGAGAGTCATCAAGAAGTGATCGAGTTGAAGCTGCAAGTGCAAAAGTTTATTGAGCACTGGTTACCATTATTAGAAAAAAATAATCGCAGTTACTTAACCGTTGCGATTGGCTGTACAGGAGGTAAACATCGCTCTGTTTATCTCACCCAGCAGATTGGTCAGTACTTTGCAGACTTAGGCCACCAAGTTCAAATTCGTCATACCTCGCTAGAAAAAAATTTAAAGGATTAA
- the ptsN gene encoding PTS IIA-like nitrogen regulatory protein PtsN, giving the protein MQLSEILTLDCTKSAVQCTSKKRALEMISEIVAEQTGQNPTELFECMLSREKMGSTGIGNGIAIPHARMHSSDKAIAVLMQCESPIEFDAIDNRPVDLLFALLVPDAQCKEHLKTLSCMAERLNDKQILKQLRKAESDQELYDIMINR; this is encoded by the coding sequence GGACTGCACCAAAAGTGCAGTCCAATGCACTAGTAAGAAACGAGCTCTAGAAATGATCAGTGAAATCGTTGCAGAGCAAACCGGGCAAAACCCTACCGAACTTTTTGAATGCATGCTTAGCCGCGAAAAAATGGGCAGTACTGGCATTGGAAATGGAATTGCCATTCCCCATGCTCGTATGCACTCTAGCGACAAAGCCATTGCAGTTCTCATGCAGTGTGAAAGCCCTATCGAATTTGACGCCATTGATAACCGTCCAGTTGACTTGCTGTTCGCTTTGCTTGTGCCTGACGCGCAATGCAAAGAGCATCTTAAAACTTTGTCTTGTATGGCTGAACGTCTAAACGACAAGCAGATCCTAAAACAACTGCGTAAAGCAGAATCGGATCAAGAGCTATACGACATCATGATCAACAGGTAA
- a CDS encoding IS4 family transposase: MSLESQLANTFRSCNTFHHFDKYSDILSPELIQQGFEQAGVATVRRRRLPLEAVLWSVVGMSLFRQQSVWDIANQLDIVLPDKQRFVAPSAVVQARQRLGEEGVKQVFKKMAAHSYQSSNFETWCGLNLLSVDGVVWRTTDTPENHQEFKAQRNQSSENIYPKVRMVCLMELTSHQLIDSAFSDYRTSEMRLAEELIEQTPDQSLTIFDKGYYSLGLLNRWNKVGQERHWMLPVRKDFQYEVVHKYSQSDAIVAIKTSPQARKKFSDLPEIIEARLVSKAIKGKEYQVLTSMRDGLRFPGEDIVELYRYRWEIELGYREMKQTLLDSEYTLRSKRPDMVRQELWGILLAYNLIRQVMTKAASKLDSVWPNQLSFTSSAMAVTQYFAALPLTSPGKLPKHYEVLLQQISMFILPPRREDRSYPRWVKLKPKKYATNRKNASQLN, from the coding sequence ATGTCTTTAGAAAGCCAACTTGCCAATACTTTTCGGTCATGTAATACCTTCCACCACTTTGATAAATACTCTGACATTCTTAGTCCAGAGCTTATCCAGCAAGGTTTTGAGCAAGCTGGTGTAGCAACCGTTAGAAGAAGACGGTTACCTTTAGAAGCCGTACTTTGGTCCGTTGTTGGAATGAGTCTCTTTCGTCAACAATCTGTTTGGGATATTGCTAACCAACTCGATATTGTCTTGCCAGACAAACAACGTTTTGTTGCACCAAGTGCAGTTGTTCAAGCGAGACAGAGATTAGGCGAAGAAGGTGTAAAGCAAGTCTTTAAGAAGATGGCTGCGCATAGCTATCAGTCGTCTAACTTCGAAACTTGGTGTGGACTAAACCTTCTATCTGTCGATGGTGTCGTTTGGAGAACGACAGATACACCCGAAAATCATCAAGAGTTTAAAGCGCAGCGCAATCAATCATCTGAGAATATTTACCCTAAGGTCCGCATGGTTTGCTTGATGGAGCTTACAAGTCATCAGCTAATCGATAGTGCATTCTCTGACTATCGCACCAGCGAAATGCGGCTCGCAGAAGAGCTTATTGAACAAACGCCAGATCAATCACTGACCATTTTTGACAAAGGATATTACTCTTTAGGGCTGCTTAATCGCTGGAACAAAGTAGGTCAAGAAAGGCATTGGATGCTCCCTGTGAGAAAAGACTTTCAGTATGAAGTTGTCCATAAATACAGTCAGAGTGATGCTATCGTTGCTATAAAAACATCACCTCAGGCAAGGAAGAAGTTCAGTGACCTGCCTGAGATAATAGAAGCAAGGTTGGTATCGAAAGCCATTAAAGGTAAGGAGTATCAGGTTCTTACCTCAATGCGTGATGGGTTGCGCTTTCCCGGAGAAGACATTGTAGAGCTCTATCGCTATCGTTGGGAAATCGAATTAGGCTATAGAGAAATGAAGCAAACCTTGCTTGATAGTGAGTATACATTGCGAAGTAAGCGCCCAGATATGGTTAGACAGGAGCTCTGGGGGATTTTGCTAGCCTATAACCTTATAAGGCAGGTTATGACAAAAGCGGCGAGCAAGTTAGATAGCGTTTGGCCGAACCAATTAAGCTTTACGAGTAGTGCCATGGCTGTGACTCAATACTTTGCAGCTTTACCTTTAACGAGTCCAGGGAAACTCCCTAAACACTATGAAGTGCTACTACAGCAAATATCCATGTTTATCCTACCCCCCCGAAGAGAAGATAGAAGTTATCCTCGTTGGGTGAAACTGAAACCCAAGAAATATGCGACAAATAGAAAAAATGCCAGTCAGCTTAACTGA
- the metH gene encoding methionine synthase, translating into MGSKLRQQIVAQLKQRIMLIDGGMGTMIQDYRLEEQDYRGDRFANWHCDLKGNNDLLVLSQPGLIKDIHNAYLEAGADILETNTFNATTIAMADYDMESLSEEINFAAAQLARQAADEWTAKTPEQPRYVAGVLGPTNRTCSISPDVNDPGYRNVSFDELVEAYSESTRALIKGGSDLILIETIFDTLNAKACAFAVDSVLEELDVEVPVMISGTITDASGRTLSGQTTEAFYNSLRHVKPISFGLNCALGPDELRPYVEELSRISETFVSTHPNAGLPNAFGEYDLSPEDMAEHVKEWAQSGFLNLIGGCCGTTPEHIRHMAMAVEGVTPRALPDLPVACRLSGLEPLTIEKETLFVNVGERTNVTGSARFKRLIKEELYDEALDVARQQVENGAQIIDINMDEGMLDAEACMIRFLNLCASEPEISKVPIMVDSSKWEVIVAGLKCIQGKGVVNSISLKEGKEKFVEQAKIIRRFGAAVVVMAFDEVGQAETRERKLEICTNAYRILVDEVGFPPEDIIFDPNIFAVATGIEEHNNYAVDFIEAVADIKRDLPHAMISGGVSNVSFSFRGNNYVREAIHAVFLYHCFKNGMDMGIVNAGQLEIYDNVLDKLREAVEDVVLNRRDDGTERLLDIAAEYAGKGVGKEEDAAALEWRSWAVEKRLEHALVKGITEFIVEDTEEARLNASKPLEVIEGPLMDGMNVVGDLFGEGKMFLPQVVKSARVMKQAVAHLEPFINASKQAGSSNGKILLATVKGDVHDIGKNIVGVVLQCNNYEIIDLGVMVPCEQILKVAKEENVDIIGLSGLITPSLDEMVHVAKEMERLDFDLPLLIGGATTSKAHTAVKIEQNYQHPVVYVNNASRAVGVCTSLLSDVLRPPFVEKLDADYVRVRDQHNRKKPRTKPVTLEQARANKVAIDWEAYTPPAPAKPGVHVFDDFDVATLRKYIDWTPFFMTWSLVGKYPTILQHEEVGEEAQRLFQDANDWLDKIEREGLLKARGMCALFPAASVGDDIEVYTDESRTEVAKVLHNLRQQTEKPKGFNYCLSDYIAPKESGKLDWIGGFAVTGGVGERELADEFKAQGDDYNAIMIQAVADRLAEAFAEYLHERVRKEIWGYSADENLSNDDLIREKYQGIRPAPGYPACPEHTEKGALWELLKVEEMIGMSLTTSYAMWPGASVSGWYFSHPDSRYFAIAQIQEDQAQSYADRKGWDRLEAEKWLGPNLN; encoded by the coding sequence GTGGGAAGCAAGTTAAGACAACAGATAGTAGCGCAGCTTAAGCAACGTATTATGCTGATCGATGGTGGTATGGGCACCATGATTCAAGACTACAGACTGGAAGAACAAGATTATCGTGGTGACCGTTTTGCCAACTGGCACTGCGATCTTAAAGGCAACAACGATCTGTTGGTTTTATCTCAGCCAGGTTTGATTAAGGATATCCATAATGCTTATTTAGAAGCGGGTGCGGATATTCTTGAAACCAACACGTTTAACGCGACAACTATCGCTATGGCTGACTATGACATGGAGAGCCTTAGTGAAGAAATTAACTTTGCCGCAGCGCAATTAGCTCGCCAAGCGGCAGATGAGTGGACGGCAAAAACGCCAGAGCAGCCGCGTTATGTTGCTGGCGTACTTGGTCCAACTAACCGTACCTGTTCTATCTCACCCGATGTTAACGATCCTGGTTATCGTAATGTCTCTTTTGATGAGCTTGTCGAAGCTTATTCAGAATCAACTCGCGCACTAATCAAAGGTGGCTCTGATCTGATTCTGATTGAAACGATTTTCGATACCTTGAATGCCAAAGCGTGTGCCTTCGCGGTGGATAGTGTTTTAGAAGAGTTGGATGTTGAAGTACCGGTAATGATTTCCGGTACGATCACTGATGCCTCTGGTCGTACCCTTTCGGGGCAAACCACAGAAGCTTTCTACAATTCCCTACGTCACGTTAAACCGATTTCCTTTGGTCTTAACTGTGCTCTTGGTCCGGATGAGTTGCGTCCTTACGTTGAGGAACTGTCGCGCATTTCTGAAACGTTTGTTTCAACTCACCCTAATGCTGGTCTACCAAACGCTTTTGGTGAATATGATCTCTCTCCTGAAGATATGGCGGAGCATGTTAAAGAGTGGGCGCAAAGTGGTTTCCTTAACTTAATTGGTGGCTGTTGTGGTACCACGCCTGAGCATATTCGCCATATGGCGATGGCAGTGGAAGGCGTTACGCCGCGTGCTTTACCCGATCTTCCGGTTGCTTGCCGTTTATCGGGGCTAGAGCCACTCACGATTGAGAAAGAGACGCTGTTTGTGAACGTTGGTGAGCGAACTAACGTGACGGGTTCGGCGCGCTTTAAACGTTTGATCAAAGAAGAACTCTATGATGAAGCGTTAGATGTTGCTCGACAGCAAGTCGAGAATGGCGCACAGATCATCGACATCAACATGGATGAAGGCATGTTAGATGCTGAAGCCTGTATGATTCGCTTCCTTAATTTGTGTGCATCAGAGCCGGAAATTTCCAAAGTGCCAATCATGGTCGACTCTTCTAAATGGGAAGTGATCGTGGCAGGTCTTAAATGCATTCAAGGCAAAGGGGTGGTTAACTCGATTTCTCTTAAAGAAGGCAAAGAGAAGTTTGTTGAGCAGGCAAAGATCATTCGTCGCTTTGGCGCCGCTGTCGTGGTGATGGCATTTGATGAAGTTGGTCAGGCGGAAACTCGTGAACGTAAGTTAGAGATCTGTACCAATGCTTATCGTATTTTGGTCGATGAGGTTGGATTCCCACCAGAAGATATCATTTTTGACCCAAACATTTTTGCCGTCGCGACCGGCATTGAAGAACACAATAACTATGCAGTCGATTTTATCGAGGCAGTAGCGGATATTAAGCGCGATTTACCCCATGCGATGATCTCTGGCGGTGTCTCAAACGTGTCATTCTCGTTCCGTGGCAATAACTATGTACGTGAAGCGATTCATGCGGTGTTCCTCTATCACTGTTTTAAAAACGGTATGGATATGGGCATCGTTAATGCTGGTCAGTTAGAGATTTACGATAACGTGCTAGATAAACTGCGTGAGGCAGTCGAAGACGTTGTGCTTAATCGCCGCGATGATGGCACAGAGCGTCTGCTTGATATTGCGGCAGAGTATGCTGGTAAGGGGGTCGGCAAAGAGGAAGATGCTGCTGCGCTGGAGTGGCGCAGTTGGGCGGTTGAAAAACGCCTCGAGCATGCATTGGTAAAAGGCATTACCGAGTTTATCGTTGAAGATACAGAAGAGGCTCGCCTCAATGCATCCAAACCATTAGAGGTGATTGAAGGTCCACTGATGGATGGTATGAACGTGGTCGGTGACTTGTTTGGTGAAGGTAAGATGTTCCTTCCGCAGGTTGTGAAGTCTGCTCGAGTAATGAAGCAGGCGGTTGCACACTTAGAACCATTCATCAATGCCTCAAAACAAGCGGGCAGCTCAAATGGTAAGATCCTACTAGCAACGGTGAAGGGCGATGTGCACGATATTGGTAAGAATATCGTTGGCGTGGTTTTGCAGTGTAATAACTATGAAATTATCGATCTCGGTGTGATGGTGCCGTGTGAACAGATTCTCAAAGTCGCCAAAGAAGAGAATGTCGATATTATCGGTCTCTCTGGACTGATTACCCCATCGTTGGATGAGATGGTGCATGTAGCCAAAGAAATGGAGCGGCTTGATTTTGACTTGCCGCTATTGATTGGCGGCGCGACCACATCGAAAGCGCATACTGCGGTGAAGATTGAACAGAATTACCAACACCCAGTGGTGTATGTTAACAATGCCTCACGAGCGGTGGGCGTGTGTACTTCGCTACTTTCCGATGTGTTGCGTCCACCTTTTGTTGAAAAACTCGATGCGGATTATGTTCGTGTACGTGATCAACATAACCGCAAGAAACCTCGTACTAAGCCAGTGACGCTTGAGCAAGCGCGCGCTAATAAGGTGGCGATCGATTGGGAGGCTTATACGCCGCCAGCACCAGCCAAACCTGGTGTGCATGTATTTGATGATTTTGATGTCGCTACATTACGTAAGTATATCGACTGGACGCCGTTTTTCATGACTTGGTCGTTAGTCGGTAAGTATCCGACTATCTTGCAGCATGAAGAGGTAGGTGAAGAGGCGCAGCGTCTATTCCAAGATGCCAACGATTGGTTAGATAAAATTGAACGCGAAGGGCTACTCAAAGCACGCGGTATGTGTGCGTTGTTCCCTGCTGCCAGTGTCGGTGATGATATTGAAGTTTATACTGATGAGTCGCGTACAGAGGTAGCGAAAGTACTGCATAACTTGCGTCAGCAGACTGAAAAGCCAAAAGGGTTTAATTACTGTCTATCGGATTATATTGCGCCAAAAGAGTCAGGTAAGTTGGACTGGATTGGTGGCTTTGCAGTTACAGGTGGCGTTGGGGAGCGTGAGCTAGCAGATGAGTTTAAAGCGCAAGGTGATGACTACAATGCGATTATGATCCAAGCTGTTGCGGATCGTCTCGCCGAAGCCTTTGCTGAATATCTGCATGAGCGAGTGCGCAAAGAGATTTGGGGTTACAGTGCGGATGAAAATTTATCTAACGATGATTTGATCCGCGAAAAGTACCAAGGTATTCGTCCTGCTCCGGGGTACCCGGCTTGCCCTGAGCATACTGAGAAAGGCGCGCTGTGGGAGTTGCTCAAAGTTGAAGAGATGATAGGTATGTCACTGACAACCAGCTATGCGATGTGGCCTGGTGCATCGGTATCAGGTTGGTATTTCTCACACCCAGACTCGCGCTATTTTGCTATTGCTCAGATCCAAGAGGATCAAGCGCAGAGTTATGCCGATCGTAAGGGTTGGGATAGGCTAGAAGCTGAGAAGTGGCTTGGTCCAAATCTTAATTGA
- a CDS encoding HPr family phosphocarrier protein, with amino-acid sequence MQQESKTVLIQNRLGLHARAAVKLVELAQSFDAILTIQSHEGKTATADSVMGLLMLESAQGEHVTIHAEGNDAASALDAVSQLIEHKFDEDE; translated from the coding sequence ATGCAGCAAGAAAGCAAAACTGTCCTTATTCAAAACCGCTTGGGGCTGCATGCTCGTGCTGCCGTAAAACTCGTCGAACTGGCCCAATCCTTTGATGCTATTCTGACGATTCAAAGCCATGAAGGTAAGACGGCCACCGCAGATAGCGTCATGGGACTATTAATGCTTGAATCGGCCCAAGGCGAGCATGTGACAATCCACGCAGAGGGAAATGATGCCGCTAGTGCTCTCGACGCGGTAAGCCAACTGATCGAACACAAGTTCGATGAAGACGAATAA
- a CDS encoding DedA family protein, whose translation MLDSIIDVLMALWHQDFTTLMSPGSAVMVYFVVGALIFLESGFIPAAPFPCDSVVVLSGTLAAVGVLDPVLILVLIATCAALGSWAAYVQGRWLNRLPKVQGWVNAVPQKRLQQVDVLLGKHGLVALFCARFVPVVRSLLPLMMGMRANKVNKFHYFAWLSAILWTLLLCSFGMLLPLLPENISKLVTMGLMAAPVITLVTALLGFVTVRLRKVWQEQQAAKVKH comes from the coding sequence ATGTTGGATTCAATTATTGATGTTTTGATGGCGCTTTGGCATCAAGACTTTACTACGCTGATGTCTCCAGGCAGCGCAGTTATGGTGTATTTCGTTGTAGGTGCACTGATTTTCTTAGAAAGTGGTTTTATTCCTGCTGCGCCATTCCCATGTGATAGCGTTGTGGTGTTATCGGGTACCTTAGCGGCAGTTGGTGTGCTCGACCCAGTATTAATTTTGGTTTTAATCGCGACCTGTGCGGCGCTGGGTAGTTGGGCTGCTTATGTGCAAGGACGTTGGTTAAATCGCCTACCTAAAGTTCAAGGATGGGTGAACGCGGTACCGCAGAAACGTCTACAGCAAGTTGATGTGCTGTTGGGTAAGCATGGTCTCGTTGCTCTATTTTGTGCGCGATTCGTTCCTGTAGTTCGTTCTCTATTGCCGCTGATGATGGGTATGCGTGCGAATAAGGTCAACAAGTTCCATTATTTTGCTTGGCTGAGCGCTATCTTATGGACATTACTACTTTGCTCATTTGGTATGTTGTTGCCGCTGCTGCCTGAAAACATCAGCAAATTGGTCACGATGGGGTTAATGGCTGCGCCGGTGATCACCTTGGTTACTGCACTGCTTGGTTTTGTGACTGTTCGTCTACGTAAAGTTTGGCAAGAACAGCAAGCCGCAAAAGTGAAGCATTAA
- the mgtE gene encoding magnesium transporter, which translates to MAEQIEFDQAHQALQEVTEALENGRFVHVRRQLQDMEPEDIAHLLEASPRKSREVLWQLTDPEDYGEILDELSEDVKDDLVSRMAPEMLAEATEGMDTDDVAYVLRSLPDDVSREVLSQMDDEERQRVETALSYAEDTAGGLMNTDVITIRGDVDIDVVLRYLRMRGELPEATDALYVIDEENRLIGELSLVTVLTTQPDVRVAEVMEDADDAIEVTMKDSDVASLFERRNWVSAPVIDENQHLVGRITIDDVVDVIREDAEHSMMSMAGLDDDEDTFAPVVKSARKRSVWLGANVLAALAAASVSNMFEATLDQMAAIAVLMTIVPSMGGVAGNQTVALVIRGLALGHIGDANKRELLMKEAAIGFLNGIMWALIIGGIVVAWKGNWMLGGIISAAMMTNLLVAGIAGVSIPIVLKKMNIDPALAGGMALTTVTDVVGLSVFLGLATILI; encoded by the coding sequence ATGGCAGAGCAAATAGAATTCGATCAAGCTCACCAAGCCCTGCAAGAAGTCACTGAAGCTCTAGAAAATGGGCGATTTGTCCATGTCCGCCGCCAACTGCAGGATATGGAACCAGAAGATATCGCTCATCTATTAGAAGCATCACCGCGTAAAAGCCGTGAAGTTCTATGGCAACTTACCGATCCAGAAGATTATGGTGAGATCCTCGATGAACTGAGCGAAGACGTAAAAGATGATCTGGTGTCTCGCATGGCACCTGAAATGCTGGCGGAAGCAACCGAAGGTATGGACACTGATGATGTGGCCTACGTACTTCGAAGCCTACCCGATGACGTTTCGCGTGAAGTCCTATCCCAGATGGACGACGAAGAGCGTCAGCGTGTTGAAACGGCACTATCTTATGCCGAAGATACCGCCGGTGGTTTAATGAATACCGACGTTATCACGATTCGTGGTGACGTCGATATTGACGTTGTATTACGTTACTTGCGTATGCGTGGTGAGCTACCAGAAGCAACCGACGCCTTGTACGTTATCGACGAAGAAAACCGTCTTATTGGCGAGTTATCACTAGTGACCGTACTCACTACCCAACCGGACGTTCGCGTTGCGGAAGTGATGGAAGATGCTGACGACGCCATTGAAGTTACGATGAAAGACTCTGACGTCGCAAGCTTGTTTGAACGTCGTAACTGGGTCTCGGCACCGGTTATTGATGAAAACCAGCATCTCGTCGGTCGTATCACCATCGATGACGTGGTTGACGTAATTCGTGAAGACGCTGAACACTCTATGATGAGTATGGCGGGTTTGGATGACGACGAAGATACCTTTGCTCCGGTCGTCAAATCAGCGCGAAAACGCAGTGTTTGGCTGGGTGCTAACGTACTTGCAGCGCTAGCTGCCGCATCGGTCTCCAACATGTTTGAAGCCACGCTCGATCAGATGGCGGCCATTGCTGTATTGATGACTATCGTTCCATCAATGGGCGGGGTTGCCGGTAACCAAACCGTTGCACTGGTTATTCGTGGTCTGGCACTTGGTCATATCGGTGATGCCAACAAACGTGAGCTACTAATGAAAGAAGCGGCAATCGGCTTCTTAAACGGCATTATGTGGGCACTGATCATCGGCGGCATTGTTGTCGCTTGGAAAGGTAACTGGATGCTCGGTGGTATTATCTCAGCGGCCATGATGACTAACTTGTTAGTCGCGGGGATCGCCGGGGTATCTATCCCTATCGTGCTAAAGAAAATGAATATCGACCCGGCACTGGCAGGCGGTATGGCATTAACCACGGTAACCGATGTGGTTGGTCTCTCGGTATTCCTAGGTCTGGCTACGATACTTATCTAG
- a CDS encoding cation:proton antiporter — MSVYYTLCFLSAAAMLIAFINSKIGKMQTTIAITAGSMMLSLLILIAGQNDWFQLTEIASSTIASINFEDFLLKGILGFLLFAGGLGIKLSNLKDQKWEITVLALGATLFSTFFIGFALYGFCQIIGIHFELVYCLLFGALISPTDPIAVLAIVKKLNAPKRISTQIEGESLFNDGFGLVIFVTIYTIAFGNEAPTVGSVSMLFLQEAVGGIVYGFALGLIFHYLISATDDHSMELLLTIGIPTAGYAFAEVLHVSGPLAMVVSGIMIGNWTRYIGFSKESEDHLDHFWELVDEFLNGLLFLLIGMSMLLFEFHKEDFILMAFAIPLVLTGRYLSVFLSYIGFKRYRSYNSWSIRILTWGGLRGGLALAMALSIPAGIWVIPDKLIDVKEIILVMTYSVVVFSILIQGSTITPMIEKAKQEEKEAQKSE; from the coding sequence ATGTCGGTCTACTACACTCTTTGCTTTTTATCCGCCGCGGCAATGTTAATTGCCTTTATAAACAGCAAAATAGGTAAGATGCAAACCACCATTGCGATTACCGCCGGTTCGATGATGCTGTCATTGCTCATCTTGATCGCGGGTCAAAATGATTGGTTCCAACTCACTGAAATTGCATCCAGCACCATCGCCAGTATAAATTTTGAAGATTTCTTACTTAAAGGCATCCTCGGGTTTCTGCTCTTTGCCGGTGGTCTTGGCATTAAGCTCTCCAACTTAAAAGACCAAAAGTGGGAAATTACCGTTTTAGCGCTTGGCGCGACTCTCTTCTCCACTTTCTTTATCGGTTTTGCACTTTACGGATTCTGCCAAATCATCGGAATTCACTTTGAACTGGTCTACTGCCTTCTCTTCGGCGCTCTAATCTCTCCCACTGACCCCATCGCGGTTCTTGCCATTGTCAAAAAGCTAAATGCACCAAAACGCATCTCTACGCAAATTGAAGGGGAATCACTATTCAATGATGGTTTCGGCTTAGTTATCTTCGTCACTATTTACACCATCGCCTTCGGTAATGAAGCACCAACAGTGGGCAGCGTAAGTATGCTGTTTTTACAAGAAGCGGTCGGCGGCATTGTTTATGGTTTCGCGCTAGGTCTAATTTTCCATTATCTGATTAGTGCCACTGATGACCACTCCATGGAGCTACTACTGACTATCGGTATCCCAACCGCTGGTTATGCGTTTGCTGAAGTACTGCATGTGTCAGGACCGCTTGCGATGGTGGTATCAGGTATCATGATTGGTAACTGGACACGCTACATCGGTTTTTCAAAAGAGAGTGAAGATCACCTCGACCACTTTTGGGAATTGGTCGATGAATTCCTCAATGGCTTACTGTTCTTGCTGATCGGTATGTCGATGCTGCTGTTTGAATTCCACAAAGAAGACTTCATCCTAATGGCATTTGCCATTCCATTGGTGCTGACGGGACGTTACTTAAGTGTCTTCCTTTCATACATCGGCTTTAAACGTTACCGAAGCTACAACTCTTGGTCGATTCGTATTCTTACATGGGGCGGGTTAAGAGGTGGACTAGCGCTAGCAATGGCACTATCGATTCCGGCAGGTATTTGGGTCATTCCCGATAAGCTCATCGACGTGAAAGAGATCATTCTCGTCATGACCTACTCAGTGGTTGTTTTCTCAATCCTAATTCAAGGATCAACCATTACCCCTATGATAGAGAAAGCCAAACAAGAAGAAAAAGAAGCTCAAAAGAGCGAGTAA